The nucleotide window TCTCTTTTGCGTTATTGCTCAAATCCcataaaaaccctaattttttttcccttctcatCCACAATTTTGCTTCGGTTGGGTATTAATTTTGCGTGTGTCAAGGATTCAGTGTTGTTATAGTCTAATTTTTTGTGTGTCAAGGATTCAATGTTCTATGCATAATATGCAATACTGTcaattcttaatttatttttaatctatttttgtTCAGTGAAAAAACGAAGACAACAAAACAGAGAGAACCATTTACCGTCATGCCTTTATGTGTGATATATTTGGCTTTTAACTGGTTTGTTATGATTCCAGGAGtaaaatttgtaaatttttgAGAATggatttatatatatacatttagaGCATTCATACTTTCTTTAACATTGAAAATTTGTTCATGCCAGTTCTAATTTATATTGGCCTCTTAATTTTTGAGGGGCTTATTATATCTATCTGGTGAAAAGTGAAAAGTTCATGATGATATGCATTAACAGCATATTCGTTTTAGAAGATGGATTCTGCAACTTTGCAGCATCAACAACACCTGAAATATACTCTGGTGATTGTGAATAGCGCAACTCTCGCATTTTTGGCTTCAGGGAGTATGGATACGAACATACTTCAACATCACATGAGGGTTTCAAGTCACTTTATTGGCAAGCTTGTTAGCCATAAGTTTgaggtaaaaaaataattttctaaatgCACATTAAACTAGCACTAATTCCTGTTTGATGGCAATTTTTATCCTTCAACTTGATAGGTATGTGGATAGGAATGGTCTTGTGATGACAAATAACTTGCTTATGGTAGTAATGATAATCAGGTATGCCAACTCACACAAAATTACTTTTTGTTTAGTACATTCATTTATGAGTTTTAATTCACCTCTTGTTCAATGTCATGTTTTGTTATTCAGAAATGATAATTATTACGAATGTTGAAAGGACGAAACACACAAAGGGCTAATTGAAAGGCTCATTTCAACGCACAACTCAACTTTGATTTCTGGCAAAACCACAAATGACagattttttccttttttaaagtaaaacaTGTGTAATTATTGTGCTAAGTGCTTCGTAACATTTAGCACATCTCTTTTTTCTTATATGAGCAGCTTTTGGTATGGAATCATAACTCTCCAACCAACTTTGAGACTAACATAGCACACTGCTGCTGTGAAGGCTAGTGCTTGGTCCCCTCACTATAGCAGCCTTGTGTCCGGAGGTGGAACTGCTGATAGGTGTATTCGTTTCTGGAACACTACAAACATCCACCCTCTTGTGTCTTGTGAGCTACAAATGCTACATTGGGAGGTGAAGATTTCATGATATTTTTTGCTTTTCCTTTtaggttggtttttttttttttttgcaactaGAGTCAAAACTTTGGAGATTTGGCCCCTGCTTATGGTCTTGCTGGATTTTAAAGTATTAAACTGCTATAAATGGTTCTCCATTCACTTATTGGAAGACAAACGAGTCATATGAAATACTGAACATTAACAACTAAAGTTTATTTGCTTCACATTAGGTGTCACTTTAACAAGGATTGCTTGGTTGTTCAATGCTTGTGGCCATATGTAAAAGTGAAAACGTGGTGTCCAACAAGATGTTATTAACTTGCTTTGACTGGTTTTCATGCTCATAGATTTGCAATTGTCTCTTTAGCTAGCAGGGAACTATTCTTTTGCGGAATACAACTTATTGGTAGAGGGGGAAGCAAGTATGAAGAGGTACTTGGAAATTCATTCATACTGCACATATTCGGTGTAAATTTAGTTACTGAGTTTCATAAATTAACAATTAGTTCACTCTTTGTAAAAGACCTGTCAGATTATGTAATTGTAGagtttcttttcatttatatgTTGTCAGCAtatttatgtttgttatacTTTTTATCAGCatactattttttaaattatttttgggCCATAAATGTATGCATTTTATGCAGTAATTGTtgttcaaattattattattttttttaataaaaaaaggtgGCAATTGTGGCGGTTGAAACTGCCacaattcttatattttttttaacaaaagaaatgaCAATTCTGGCGGTTCGAACTGCCATTATATGCGCAAAATTAGCCGCCATTTTAAACTTTGCTTATTACGGCAGTTGCTGTGGCGGTCATAAACTGCCACTTTACACCTAGTGGCAGAAAAAATTATGGCAGTTTTAAGACCGCCAGTTTAGTATATAGCGGCGGCTAAAACCGCCAGAACATGCAAAATTTAGCTGCCGCAATGCTCACGATTTTTTGTAGTGTAACTTCAgcaaaaaattgaacaattcaaattaaaagtaaacATTATAATCAAACTTCTAATAGATAATTCAATAATGATCAACCAAATTTTGTAGAGAATGTTTGCCTACTCGCGTCAGACTGAATCGGAGAGGGGTTAGTTGTCCGTTGGGTGACGTGTTATGCAATGATCCGCATGAGGAcatttatcacatttttttgcACTGCTGTACAACAGTAGGTGTGTGGCGTACATTAGGATTGTGGCACTTAATTGAACCGTTACTAAACAGGTTTGATGACGCGTCGGaaatcatttttcatattttggaACATGCAGCAACACAAGCAGAGCTGTTTGCCACGACCTTGTGGAGCATATGGAAAAGGAGAAATCATACCTTGTGGAGGCAAGTGACAGAAAGTAACAGGAATGTGTTTGAAAGAGCTACACACTTGCTTGAAGGGTGGAGACATGCTAATATAAAGCAGCTGCCGAGAACAACTCATGTGGAAGAGGCAGCTGCTGTCACGAGACAGCATAGCAGTGTAGCTTCGGATAGCAGCAACATGATACATAAATGGCAGAAACCGCGGCGTGGAAGGCTCAAGTGCAATGTCGACGCGTCCTTCTCAATGACCGAGAACAAGTTGGATATAGGTATGTGTATCCGTAACGAAGAGGGACGATTTATACGCGCAAAAACAATGTGGTTTTTCCCGGTTTGCTCGGTAGATGTTGGGGAAGCTTTGGGACTGTTTTATGCTATTCAATGGGTTCATGAACTAAGACttcaaaatgttgattttgaggttgattCGAAACGTGTAGCAGATTATTTTAACCGAAGCAACAGAGATAACACTGAGTTTggaaacatttttcttttaaaaccaCAATCCCACAAGTCATAAAAAAGGGGATAGTAGTTAACTTCATTCTATTAAGTATTTTTACTTTACATTTCAAAAACAAACTGATATGTGTATGTATGTGTTTGTCATAGGTTTTCCCACATCGGACTTTGGAATGAATAGACAAAATCCCTCCTAAAATTAACTTTCGTAAAAAATCCCCCGATAtttaagaaacttcaaaaaaaccCTCCTAAAATAGTCAAATATTAGTCAACTACCCTCATCTGTTTGTTTTGCCGGTTAAACCCTTAATGTGGTAGTTAACTGTACATGTAGCACCTCCACGTGGACTGACCAGGTCACAGGGGGTAAatgactttttttctttctttcttcatcttcttccttccacttcttcatcatctttaaTATCACTttcatcaatattcataaaaaatccaattttttattttatttttaagaaacaacaatcatcaacaacaacatcatcatctcaTTATTACACCTCTACCACCATAAAAAACAAtaggctaaactgcacttttcgccccttatgttttaaaatgttgcaattttggccccctattaaaaaaatagcaattttggcccctttcatccaaaaattgttgagaagacgccacgtgtcccaaaaaaggggccataatcgcaactttttgtaaagataaggggtcaaaaagcatatttcccttatgttatgAGGTCAAATgaacatatttcccttatgttaagaggtcaaaagagcatatttccctaaacatagggggtcacttttgccattttttttaatagggggtcaaaatcgcaacattttgaaacttagagggcgaaaagtgaagtttagccAAAACAATAACACCACCTAAACTAATCAACAAAAATTCATCAACCCATAAACAACAAAATCTTGATGGATTTAAGAGTTAgagattttattgttttgatcaAATAAGAAACAATGAAGGGAAAGGAATTGTATGTATATTCACATGATTCTAAAGtcaaaaccaaaatcataagATATGGATCATGGATAAGGTGCAAATCAATTCTACTGCAACAgaataaaacattaaaacatTGAGAAAACTTATACTTGAAGTTTTCTAATCTTAAACAAAGACAATAGAATCAAACGAGGTGATTTGAGTTACCCATTTGCGACTCTTTTTTAACTTTCTGTTTTTCACTTAGTTccattttcaatttcatattttaataaccAACTAGATTTATGACTGAATTTCAATTTATtatgattatattcaatttCCCCCAAATTATGtgataaaccctaaacctagccCCCacgatcaaaatcaattttttttagttcactTAAAATTTAATCTATAATTGAATTTGGGAACTAATGAAAACAGggttaattgaaattgaaggtATGATGGGAAGTAAAGATGGAGGAGATCCATTCAAAGGAGTGGAAAGAACGTTGGTGTGAGATTGATGTAGTAATTTACTAGgtatcaaaagtaagtatttttaATATCGTTTCCACATGAACTAGTGCGATATCATAAACCGTTCAACATTAATTATCATCCTAAGTTAAGGTCAGATCgtttgtttgtttaaaataCAATCGAACTaaaaaatggtaattaaaatgAGATTCATAAAGGCGTAAAAGCGTTAGATTAGATTTCATTGATCAAACTTTTGCATATATCCTTAAGATCACATATATGAATTCTAGCGAGTAGTCGATATTATCATATATCTCTCGACAACAATATTCATGTCTAAATAATGTTGTGATTTCAACCGTATCGTTTAATCGActatttctcaatctattaacATCCTGATAGCATTAAGATTTGATGTTTGAAATGATTATCAAAACCTAAATCCCATTTCTAGAATTTAAACTTTGATAGATGATTAACTTAGGTCTTGATTcaaaaagtatttctcaatatCAATTCAAATCATAAATGAACATAAATAGCAAAGATAGTATCAATATCAATTAAAACACTAGAATCATATATTGAAAGATCAAAAGAGATACATATTGTGCTTGATCAATTACATCTAATCCCAACCATGGAGATTTAGCTACACATCTTCATGATAGCCttgcaaatttgaaagaaaagatgaaacaTTATACAAGAttgtgatttctcaacaaatCTAGAAGTATCCAACCTCTAACACTCTTGTTGTGAAGTTCTCTCTCTAAATcaccctatctctctctctatctctcaaATTGTAACAT belongs to Medicago truncatula cultivar Jemalong A17 chromosome 6, MtrunA17r5.0-ANR, whole genome shotgun sequence and includes:
- the LOC25497115 gene encoding uncharacterized protein; the encoded protein is MLHWELAGNYSFAEYNLLVEGEASMKRFDDASEIIFHILEHAATQAELFATTLWSIWKRRNHTLWRQVTESNRNVFERATHLLEGWRHANIKQLPRTTHVEEAAAVTRQHSSVASDSSNMIHKWQKPRRGRLKCNVDASFSMTENKLDIGMCIRNEEGRFIRAKTMWFFPVCSVDVGEALGLFYAIQWVHELRLQNVDFEVDSKRVADYFNRSNRDNTEFGNIFLLKPQSHKS